In one Chitinophaga sancti genomic region, the following are encoded:
- a CDS encoding DUF72 domain-containing protein, which translates to MKNLYRSGTSGLVLPVPNKQSFPPEYRDKPRLTYYASLFNSIEINSSFYKVPKGTTVKKWTTEVPRDFVFTYKLWQEITHVKGLAFNPKDVLNFMSVINEAGDQKGCLLLQFPPSLTIDGFSQVESLLSMISGWKVALEFRHSSWYISETFELADEYGASIVLHDIPKSRNTRLNKNAEFVYLRFHGPAGDYKGGYTLPQLEQNAVQIKAWMQEGKEVFVYFNNTIGDAIKNLMDLNALIS; encoded by the coding sequence ATGAAAAATCTGTACAGATCTGGCACAAGCGGGCTTGTACTGCCCGTTCCAAACAAGCAGTCATTCCCGCCTGAATACCGGGATAAACCACGGCTTACTTACTATGCAAGTTTATTTAACAGCATTGAAATCAATAGCTCATTTTATAAAGTTCCGAAGGGAACAACGGTAAAGAAATGGACAACAGAAGTGCCCCGGGATTTCGTATTTACCTACAAATTATGGCAGGAGATCACCCATGTAAAAGGCCTGGCTTTTAATCCAAAAGACGTGTTAAATTTCATGTCGGTCATCAACGAGGCAGGGGATCAAAAGGGCTGCCTGCTGCTGCAGTTTCCACCCTCTCTTACCATAGACGGTTTTAGCCAGGTAGAATCCCTCCTGTCGATGATTTCGGGCTGGAAAGTGGCCCTTGAGTTCAGGCATTCCAGCTGGTATATCAGCGAGACCTTCGAACTGGCGGACGAATACGGCGCCAGTATAGTCCTGCACGATATTCCAAAATCCAGGAATACCCGGCTAAATAAAAATGCTGAATTTGTTTATCTTCGGTTCCATGGGCCGGCTGGCGATTACAAAGGAGGCTATACCCTTCCCCAGCTGGAACAAAATGCGGTACAGATCAAAGCATGGATGCAGGAAGGAAAAGAAGTGTTTGTTTATTTCAACAACACCATCGGCGATGCAATTAAAAATCTGATGGACCTGAATGCATTGATCAGTTAA
- a CDS encoding DUF2461 domain-containing protein: protein MAKQSQVILPASGFDFLQKLKKNNNREWFNENKTVYQQELQHIENFAEALLAKLNTHDLIETPSGKKSLYRIYRDTRFSNDKTPYKTHWSGSFKRATKQRRGGYYFHIEQGNSLVAGGFFGPVPADLKLIRDDISFDPAPLQKILKSKLFTSTFGQLEGEQLKTAPKGYPADHEAIDLLRFKQYLLIRRFTDEEVLEASFIEEANKTFKAMRPFFDYMSEVLTSNGNGA, encoded by the coding sequence ATGGCAAAACAATCACAGGTAATTTTACCTGCATCCGGGTTCGACTTTCTCCAAAAACTAAAGAAGAACAACAACCGCGAATGGTTCAATGAAAATAAAACAGTGTATCAGCAGGAGCTGCAGCATATTGAGAACTTTGCTGAAGCCCTGCTGGCTAAACTCAATACACACGACCTGATCGAAACCCCTTCCGGCAAGAAGAGCCTTTACCGCATTTACAGGGATACCCGCTTCTCAAACGATAAAACACCTTACAAAACCCATTGGAGCGGTAGTTTCAAACGCGCCACCAAACAACGCAGAGGTGGGTATTATTTCCATATCGAACAAGGCAACAGTCTTGTAGCCGGTGGCTTCTTCGGCCCCGTTCCTGCCGATCTGAAACTGATCCGGGATGATATCAGTTTTGATCCTGCGCCTTTGCAAAAGATCCTTAAAAGCAAATTATTCACCTCCACATTCGGTCAGCTGGAAGGCGAGCAGTTAAAGACAGCTCCCAAAGGCTATCCTGCAGATCACGAAGCCATCGACCTGTTGCGCTTTAAACAATACCTGCTGATCAGGAGATTTACAGATGAAGAGGTACTGGAAGCAAGCTTTATAGAAGAAGCGAATAAGACCTTCAAAGCCATGCGCCCGTTTTTTGATTACATGAGCGAGGTGCTAACTTCAAATGGAAATGGAGCTTAA
- a CDS encoding serine hydrolase, whose protein sequence is MKYLFLLLLIPSFAFAQHDQKLEKGLHDVISGFRGDVGIYVRNLKTGHYAEINADSIFPTASIVKVPILVGVFDKIEKGELQYHQPLVYRDSARYGGSGIMQYFKDSAETELSVLLALMMSYSDNTASLWNQALAGGGERINQLMEQYGMQVTRVNSRTAGRQEIWKIYGWGMTTPREMATLMLKIRNGEVVSKAASERMYRLMTHPYYDEGAISAIPPYVQAAHKSGAIDASRSEVVYVNAPHGEYVFYVGTKNIVDQSWTDDNEASTLIIKVSKYLWEYFEKKKA, encoded by the coding sequence ATGAAGTATCTTTTTCTCTTACTGCTTATACCTTCTTTCGCCTTTGCCCAACATGATCAGAAACTGGAAAAAGGCCTGCATGATGTGATCTCCGGTTTTCGGGGGGATGTAGGTATTTATGTCCGCAACCTGAAAACGGGGCATTATGCGGAGATCAATGCGGATAGTATCTTTCCTACGGCCAGTATCGTTAAGGTGCCCATACTCGTCGGGGTATTTGACAAGATCGAAAAAGGGGAACTGCAATACCACCAGCCACTCGTGTACAGGGATAGCGCCAGATACGGAGGCTCCGGTATCATGCAGTATTTTAAGGATAGTGCTGAAACAGAACTGAGTGTGCTGCTTGCTCTCATGATGTCTTACAGTGATAATACAGCTTCGCTCTGGAACCAGGCTTTGGCTGGCGGCGGAGAACGCATTAACCAGCTCATGGAGCAGTATGGCATGCAGGTAACCAGGGTGAATTCACGTACAGCCGGCAGACAGGAGATCTGGAAGATCTATGGCTGGGGAATGACCACGCCGCGGGAGATGGCCACGCTGATGCTAAAGATCCGGAATGGAGAAGTGGTCAGTAAGGCAGCTTCAGAAAGGATGTACCGGCTGATGACACATCCTTATTATGACGAAGGGGCAATTTCCGCGATACCTCCATATGTACAGGCAGCGCATAAGTCCGGCGCAATAGACGCCTCCAGGTCGGAAGTCGTATATGTGAATGCGCCCCATGGGGAATATGTATTCTATGTCGGTACAAAGAATATTGTAGACCAGAGCTGGACGGACGACAATGAAGCCTCTACCCTGATCATAAAAGTATCGAAATATCTATGGGAGTACTTTGAAAAGAAAAAGGCATGA
- a CDS encoding tetratricopeptide repeat protein — MKKLIATIGCCCALYQSYAQDSTRFKTLERAENWEDIIAYTTAPDTLSVPALIILGIAYHNLSQDNIAMATLDKAIAKAPKDPRSYFQKGTLLNNMQRYEEALAVFAKAQDIDVASRHYVGMGNAYRHLNKIPQALEVLTKASELPDDDGHANVLIGEIYAERNENEKALAVFYKVKDKLLKDGEDYQIACIGICDLEIKEGRHDLALPVVQELLEIDTINYVAMTKMIQICYHNKDYINGDRYKAKLYAAQRDGNLDGELNDRFILDYFKWNKKDIVVYERYEHGSSDKAYNKTIFVLKPFPDVVEMTIQTTYTPPVTESLPYVLSAKDDKGNISVFNQRFDDSSNYDELKAAVLKILEDKKQGH, encoded by the coding sequence ATGAAAAAGCTAATCGCAACCATTGGTTGCTGTTGCGCCCTATACCAAAGTTATGCGCAGGACAGTACCCGCTTCAAAACACTGGAGCGGGCAGAGAACTGGGAAGATATTATCGCCTATACCACAGCACCCGATACGCTCTCTGTGCCAGCCCTGATTATACTTGGCATAGCTTATCACAACCTCTCGCAGGACAATATAGCCATGGCCACCCTGGACAAAGCCATTGCCAAAGCACCGAAAGATCCACGTTCTTATTTTCAAAAAGGCACCCTGCTCAATAACATGCAGCGGTACGAGGAAGCGCTGGCAGTATTCGCCAAAGCACAGGATATTGATGTTGCCTCCCGCCATTATGTAGGAATGGGTAATGCCTACCGTCATTTAAACAAGATCCCACAAGCCCTGGAAGTATTGACCAAGGCCAGTGAACTACCCGATGATGATGGCCATGCCAATGTACTGATTGGTGAAATCTATGCTGAACGCAATGAGAATGAAAAAGCCCTCGCCGTATTTTACAAGGTAAAAGATAAATTGCTGAAAGATGGAGAAGACTACCAAATCGCCTGCATCGGCATCTGTGACCTTGAAATAAAAGAAGGCCGGCATGATCTCGCATTGCCGGTCGTACAGGAACTCCTGGAAATAGATACGATCAACTACGTGGCGATGACAAAAATGATCCAGATCTGCTATCACAACAAAGACTACATTAACGGCGACCGCTACAAAGCGAAACTTTACGCAGCACAGCGTGACGGGAACCTGGACGGTGAACTGAATGACCGCTTTATTCTTGACTATTTTAAATGGAATAAAAAAGACATCGTAGTATACGAAAGGTATGAACACGGTTCATCGGATAAAGCTTATAACAAAACCATCTTCGTGCTGAAGCCTTTTCCGGATGTAGTAGAAATGACCATCCAGACAACCTATACGCCGCCCGTTACAGAAAGCCTGCCTTATGTACTTAGCGCCAAAGATGATAAAGGCAACATTTCAGTATTCAACCAGCGCTTCGATGATAGCTCAAATTATGATGAGCTCAAAGCAGCCGTATTAAAAATCCTGGAAGATAAAAAACAGGGCCATTAA
- a CDS encoding suppressor of fused domain protein: MTTEEYKSLFTEDDTVGWTAIDDVFEKIYPGQEPMHYAPPLHYAVGGEDPIDGTSIYKSTKQEEHFHLVSYGFSELYYNEKAAGGEFSKWGFELTMRVKPFAGDEGNPTWVINMMNNLARYVFSSSRWFEEYQYIPANGPIRLDTDTDITGLAFVKDPEAGRIDTPHGELTFLQIVGLTTAELERIKAANTKAAVEEVLNEIAKTNPLYITDLERRSK, from the coding sequence ATGACAACAGAAGAGTACAAAAGTTTGTTTACAGAGGACGATACTGTAGGCTGGACGGCGATCGACGATGTGTTTGAAAAAATATACCCCGGTCAGGAACCGATGCATTATGCGCCGCCATTACACTATGCAGTAGGTGGGGAAGATCCCATTGATGGTACAAGTATTTATAAAAGCACGAAACAGGAGGAACATTTTCATTTAGTGAGTTATGGTTTTTCTGAATTGTATTATAATGAGAAAGCGGCAGGTGGTGAGTTCAGCAAGTGGGGCTTTGAACTGACGATGCGGGTGAAGCCTTTTGCAGGTGATGAAGGCAATCCGACCTGGGTGATCAATATGATGAATAACCTGGCACGGTATGTATTTAGTTCCAGCAGGTGGTTTGAGGAGTATCAGTATATACCGGCTAATGGACCCATCAGGCTGGATACGGATACGGATATTACAGGATTGGCATTTGTAAAAGATCCCGAAGCGGGCAGGATTGATACCCCACATGGAGAGCTGACCTTTTTGCAGATAGTAGGATTGACCACAGCTGAGCTTGAGCGGATTAAAGCAGCTAATACCAAGGCAGCTGTGGAGGAGGTGTTAAATGAGATCGCGAAAACGAACCCCTTGTATATTACTGATTTGGAAAGGCGGTCAAAATGA
- a CDS encoding ABC-F family ATP-binding cassette domain-containing protein encodes MFILQQVSYLHPNKDLLFDHIDLSIPAHAKAALIGNNGAGKSTLLKLLAGILTPASGTIHTTGQPYYIPQHFGQYNDLSIAEALHIDHKIKALHSILEGDVSEANMNQLNDDWSIEERSAAALLHWGLQDFPLSQPISTLSGGQKTKAFLAGIAIHEPDIILLDEPSNHLDSHGRALLYELIENTAVTLIVVSHDRQLLQLPDQVYELSKKGITLYGGNYDFYLAQKQVANNAMAQDLKSREKALRKAKETERETMERQQKLDARGKKQQEKSGLPTISMNTFRNNAEKSTARTKGMHEEKVSQLTEALQELRKELPDIDKMKLGFENANLYKGKLLIHAQNINFSYQHSPLWSQPLSFQINSGERLAIKGLNGSGKTTLIKMMLGYINPTTGVLTSQAGKTVYIDQDYSLINNQLSVYDQAQLFNHSALQEHEIKIRLTRFLFTKEYWDKPCSTLSGGEKMRLLLCALTIDPEAPDMIILDEPTNNLDIQNVAILTAAINAYEGTLIVISHDQYFLEEVRAVQSIELK; translated from the coding sequence ATGTTCATTTTACAACAGGTAAGCTATCTGCATCCGAATAAGGATCTGCTGTTTGATCATATTGACCTCAGCATTCCCGCACATGCCAAAGCCGCACTAATCGGTAATAATGGCGCTGGTAAGTCCACCCTGCTCAAATTACTGGCAGGAATACTTACACCTGCTTCCGGTACTATTCATACCACCGGTCAGCCATACTATATACCACAACATTTTGGCCAGTACAACGATCTCAGCATCGCTGAGGCCTTACACATAGATCATAAAATAAAGGCCCTGCACAGCATCCTGGAAGGTGATGTATCCGAAGCGAATATGAACCAGCTCAATGATGACTGGAGCATTGAAGAACGATCCGCAGCGGCTTTATTACACTGGGGTTTGCAAGACTTTCCCCTCTCACAGCCCATAAGTACCCTCAGCGGCGGACAAAAAACAAAAGCCTTTCTCGCCGGCATTGCCATTCACGAACCGGATATCATCCTGCTTGATGAACCCAGCAATCACCTGGATAGCCATGGCCGTGCCCTGCTGTATGAGCTGATAGAAAATACGGCTGTTACCCTAATCGTAGTCAGCCATGATCGCCAGTTACTCCAGCTCCCGGACCAGGTTTATGAACTCAGCAAAAAAGGCATCACCCTCTACGGAGGCAATTACGATTTCTATCTGGCACAAAAACAGGTAGCAAACAACGCCATGGCACAAGACCTGAAAAGCCGGGAAAAGGCGCTCCGCAAAGCCAAAGAAACGGAAAGAGAAACCATGGAACGGCAACAGAAACTGGACGCCAGGGGAAAAAAGCAACAGGAGAAATCAGGTCTGCCCACCATTTCTATGAACACCTTTCGCAACAATGCCGAAAAGAGTACCGCCCGTACGAAAGGCATGCACGAAGAAAAGGTCAGCCAGCTCACAGAAGCCCTCCAGGAACTACGCAAAGAGCTCCCTGACATCGACAAAATGAAACTGGGTTTTGAAAACGCCAACCTGTATAAAGGCAAACTCCTCATCCATGCACAAAACATCAATTTCAGTTACCAGCACTCACCACTCTGGTCACAGCCACTAAGTTTCCAGATCAATAGTGGTGAAAGACTAGCCATCAAAGGACTAAATGGCTCGGGGAAAACTACACTGATAAAAATGATGCTGGGATATATCAACCCAACTACCGGCGTACTCACCAGTCAGGCCGGTAAAACCGTTTATATCGATCAGGACTATTCACTGATCAATAACCAGCTGAGCGTGTATGACCAGGCACAATTATTTAATCATTCCGCACTACAGGAGCATGAAATAAAGATCCGCCTCACCAGGTTCCTTTTTACAAAAGAATACTGGGATAAACCATGCAGTACCCTCAGCGGCGGAGAGAAAATGCGGCTCCTGCTCTGCGCGCTTACCATCGATCCCGAGGCACCTGACATGATCATTCTCGATGAGCCGACAAATAACCTGGACATCCAAAACGTAGCGATCCTCACAGCTGCAATCAATGCTTATGAGGGTACACTGATCGTCATCTCACACGACCAGTACTTCCTCGAAGAAGTACGTGCTGTTCAGTCCATCGAACTCAAATAG
- a CDS encoding efflux RND transporter periplasmic adaptor subunit, producing MKNLYNIAGVMVFAILLSACGNKKSGTTATSADTDKTESENLVEITQEQYNAIGIQLGSAEIKPVSGLLKVTGYIDVPPQNLLSVTTQMGGIIVSTPLLQGSSVTKGQVIAVLENQDYVQLQQDYLESRSVLELNDAEYQRQETLASQNVNSRKTLQQAKNQYQIAQARESALRQRLQLININAATLTASNIRSRINIYAPVTGYVTKVNVNSGKFVNPNDVMFEIVNGTELHVELNVFEKDVALLKPGQQVRFRLTGDSTERKAVIELVGREIKPDKTITVHALATGSNNTFVPGTYLTAQIAIGQSDALTLPENAVVDYSGKKYIFVSAAAPGGNGAEGNKLVTAHAATYYYDMQEVTTGNDDSGLIQVELPPNKELKGKIVVNGAYDLLSKLKNSEEE from the coding sequence ATGAAGAATCTATATAACATAGCAGGTGTAATGGTTTTTGCCATATTATTAAGTGCCTGTGGAAATAAAAAATCAGGTACAACAGCTACATCGGCCGACACTGATAAGACAGAAAGTGAAAACCTTGTAGAAATTACACAGGAGCAATACAACGCGATTGGCATTCAACTGGGATCGGCAGAGATTAAACCTGTCAGTGGTTTATTAAAAGTGACAGGCTATATCGATGTACCGCCGCAAAACCTGCTGAGTGTCACAACCCAGATGGGCGGTATTATTGTTTCTACGCCGTTGTTACAGGGGAGTAGCGTAACAAAAGGACAGGTGATTGCGGTGTTGGAGAATCAGGACTATGTACAACTGCAGCAGGACTACCTGGAGAGCAGAAGTGTATTAGAACTAAATGACGCTGAATACCAGCGCCAGGAAACATTAGCCAGTCAGAATGTGAACTCACGCAAAACGCTGCAGCAGGCAAAGAATCAGTATCAGATTGCGCAGGCAAGAGAGAGTGCATTGCGTCAACGCCTGCAACTGATTAATATCAACGCCGCTACATTGACAGCTTCGAATATCAGAAGCAGGATTAATATTTATGCACCGGTAACAGGGTATGTAACGAAGGTAAATGTCAATAGCGGGAAGTTTGTAAATCCTAATGATGTGATGTTTGAGATTGTGAACGGTACAGAACTACACGTGGAGCTGAATGTGTTTGAGAAGGATGTGGCACTGCTGAAACCCGGTCAGCAGGTAAGGTTCAGGCTCACAGGTGATAGTACAGAACGTAAGGCGGTTATTGAATTGGTAGGTCGTGAAATCAAGCCAGACAAGACGATCACCGTTCATGCCCTGGCTACTGGTAGTAATAATACATTTGTTCCCGGAACTTATTTAACCGCACAGATTGCGATTGGTCAATCAGATGCCCTGACTTTACCCGAAAACGCAGTGGTAGACTACAGTGGGAAAAAATACATTTTCGTTTCGGCAGCAGCACCGGGAGGAAATGGTGCTGAAGGGAATAAACTTGTGACAGCGCATGCAGCGACTTATTATTATGACATGCAGGAAGTGACGACAGGGAATGATGACTCTGGATTGATACAGGTAGAACTACCGCCCAATAAAGAGTTGAAAGGAAAGATTGTGGTAAATGGAGCGTACGATCTTTTGTCAAAATTGAAGAATAGTGAAGAGGAATAA